The window GCGCCGCACCAATCGTTGTATCAACGCACGTCGAATGGCGACACAGTGTGCCTGGAGATTGAGGATACACAACCCAATCCCGAGCAGCAGTTGCTTTCCGAGGCACTGGATGAGTATCTGCAGGAAGCGCTCAATACACTGCCCCACGACTTTCGTGTCGCCGTTATACTTGCCGATGTTGAGGGGCTGTCGTACGAGGAGATCGCTGAGGCTACTGGGTCCTCGGCAGGCACGGTGCGGTCACGACTGCACCGTGGGCGCAAACTGCTCCGACAGCGGATCCATGCCGCGGCGCCTGATCGTGGCTTGGCCGAGGGAGTCACAGCATCGTGAATTGCCGAAAGGTACGAGCCTATCTCTCGGCATACATCGACGCGGAACTGCGCGGGCACGAACATCAGCTCGTCGGCGCGCACCTGCGCACCTGCAGCAGTTGCCGGGAAGAGTACGAGAGACTTCTGCAGGTCAAGCGCTTGCTCGGCCGCATGCCTGTCCGCGATTGTGCGCCCGACCTGGCATCGCGAATCAGCCAATACGCCAGGGTGCGTACGCCGCTTCTACATCCGGGGTTTGGCGAAATGCTTACGGATCGCTCCATCGCCTTGCTGAAGATGGCAGGAGCGGGCGCCGCGTTGACTTTGGCTGCATTGCTCTGGTGGCATAACGTGGGTGCGGCCCAATCGCAGCGAATTGTCTTTCAGCAGGGTGGCACCGTGATGTACGACCTTCCTGCTCCAGCTCGTTCCGAGTCCGACCTGACCGGTCCAGGCATGGATGTCAGCCTGCTCGAACTTGGCCCTCCGATGGCCGATATGCCGAACTCCGTGCCCTCCACCGGCGCAGACACGCCGTGGGCGACCGATGAAATCCCAATAGCAACACAGCCGGCGAGCCGCCACCGTCACTCGACGATTGTGTGGAAGAGAATTGCCCCGGGCCACTGATACGGCATTCCCTCTCTGGCTGCTACAATCTGATCGGGCTGCCGCTCGTTGCCGCCACCGCACGTCCCGAGGAACATGCCCGGTTGACGGCTATGGGGCCGGCGTGAGCTGGGAATTAGACTGCCGCCCGCGAGACATGCCGGAGTAGAGGATTAGCGCTATGCCGCTTTTTGGGACCTTCCGCGCTTCACGCTTGTTGTCGCGAGCCTTCACGGCCGCCGTGGTTTCGTGCCTTCTGTGCGGCGCCGGCAGTGCGCACGTCAACGCACAGGTGGCGCCCACATCGCCGCCTACAGCCGCGCTCGCCACCCTCCAGAAAGGCTTCGAAAGTGTTGCTGCGCAGTTAGAGCCGGCCGTTGTAACCATAAACACAACGCGCACTCTACCGTCGCGCATGCTGAACAGTTCCCAACATGCACGCATCTTTGATGCAACGCCGGGATCGCGGATTGCAGGTTCCGGCTCCGGCGTCATCATCTCACCGGATGGCTGGGTGCTGACCAATGAACACGTGGTCGGCGGCGCTGATCACGTGGTCGTAAAGCTGCATGACGGTCGTGAGTTTACCGGCGCCGTATATGCCGATTATCGCAGCGACCTGGCGCTGATCAAGATCTCCGCATCTCAACCCTTTGCGGCCGCTCGCCTCGGCGACTCGCAAAGCTGCCAGGTCGGACAATGGGCGATCGCCATCGGGAGTCCATATCGATTTGAGGGATCGCTCTCGGTGGGAGTCATCAGCAGCCTGCACCGATCGCAACAGATTGACGATCTGGATGCCGGCGGAGCCATGCGTTACTATCCCGACCTGCTGCAAACCGACGCGGCAATCAACCCGGGCAACTCAGGCGGTCCGCTATGCAACATCGCCGGCGAGGTTGTTGGAATCAATACGGCGATTGAGACCAACGGTTCGGGCGGTGTCGGCATCGGATTTGCGATACCAATCAATAGCGCGAAATGGGTGGTTCAGCAACTGGAATCGGATGGGCATGTGGCGTATGGCTACCTGGGCATTAATCCAACGAGCCTCTCGCCAGCAGACATTACTGCCCTCCATGTTAGCCAGGGCGCACTTGTCGAGGAGTCGCCGCAGCGCGGCAGCCCGGCAGCAGACGCCGGGCTTCAGGTTGGCGACGTGATTACGGCAATGGGCGGGCGCCCGATCCTGAACGAGCGACAGCTGCGCCAGGTTGTGGCACAGACCCTTCCCGGCACGCACGTAGCTATTGAGTGCGTGCGAGATGGGAAGCGGCTAACGCTGCACACAACACTCACGTCGGCTCCGGAGGCACAGCCCACTGCAAACGGCAACCACAAGCTGCCGGCCAGGCTCGGTATCGACGTGGCGCCCCTGACGCACGACGTTGCAACACACCTTGGCCTTGCGCCATCCACGCGGGGAGTCGTGATTATGTCGGTTGACAGCGACTCTGCCTCGGCTGCATACGACGCGATTGCCGCCGGCAACGTCATCGTGCGCGTTAACGATAGCGCAACGCCGGATGTAGCCTCGTATTTGGCGGCAACATCCGGAATTCGTCCGGGTTCAGTGGTCCGAATCTACTGCTGGCTGCACCTGCCCGGCGCAAATGCACCGGTAGAGCGCTTCTTAGCTATACCGCTCACCTGACCTCATCGGCTCTCTAGTGAGGTGGATTGGCTGGTGGCGGAGCGGTGGGATGAGCACTCGATGCCACGATGACGTGCACAACGGTACTCGACGAGATTTGTATCCCGTGCCACGTCACAACAGCCGACACCGGGTAGTCACCGGGAGGCGTATCGGAGCGGACGTTGAACTGATACCGGACGACGCGTTGAGCATCGGCCCGATCTACATGGACCGATCGTTTCGCCCCGCCCTGCAGTATCCATCCGGACGGAAATCCCGTCAGCTGCACGTTACCGGTCATACCGTTAGGCACCGCGCTGAAGACGCTGACATCCACATTTGCCCGGGACGGGCCGTTGACGACCACGGTCGCCGGGTTTGCACTCATTTGGACCTGGAGCGGTTGGACAACTGAGAACGCCGCATCCGTGTGCAGCTGGCGTCCTTTGCCCATATCCACCGTAACGTCCAGCGTGTAACTACCCACGGCAAGGTTCGGCGGGAGCACAGTGTTGTAGGGCAGCTTGAGCTTTTTCAGGCCCGGCAGCGATGGAACGGTAACTTCGCGCAGGGTATTCACGGCATTCACCGAAAGGCCCCGGCCGGTGAACTCCACCGTGTTAATGTCCATCGGGATATCGGTTTGGTTATCCAGTTCCAGGGTAGCGAACAGCCGTTCGCC of the Armatimonadota bacterium genome contains:
- a CDS encoding sigma-70 family RNA polymerase sigma factor, translated to MFVNFARVAVPSRYVERSAFDRLVDRYHRQAYNVAYRMTGNHADAEDLTQESFLRAYRFFDRYDPTLPFENWLYRIMSRVLVDEIRKRPKAPHQSLYQRTSNGDTVCLEIEDTQPNPEQQLLSEALDEYLQEALNTLPHDFRVAVILADVEGLSYEEIAEATGSSAGTVRSRLHRGRKLLRQRIHAAAPDRGLAEGVTAS
- a CDS encoding zf-HC2 domain-containing protein, which produces MNCRKVRAYLSAYIDAELRGHEHQLVGAHLRTCSSCREEYERLLQVKRLLGRMPVRDCAPDLASRISQYARVRTPLLHPGFGEMLTDRSIALLKMAGAGAALTLAALLWWHNVGAAQSQRIVFQQGGTVMYDLPAPARSESDLTGPGMDVSLLELGPPMADMPNSVPSTGADTPWATDEIPIATQPASRHRHSTIVWKRIAPGH
- a CDS encoding trypsin-like peptidase domain-containing protein, whose translation is MPLFGTFRASRLLSRAFTAAVVSCLLCGAGSAHVNAQVAPTSPPTAALATLQKGFESVAAQLEPAVVTINTTRTLPSRMLNSSQHARIFDATPGSRIAGSGSGVIISPDGWVLTNEHVVGGADHVVVKLHDGREFTGAVYADYRSDLALIKISASQPFAAARLGDSQSCQVGQWAIAIGSPYRFEGSLSVGVISSLHRSQQIDDLDAGGAMRYYPDLLQTDAAINPGNSGGPLCNIAGEVVGINTAIETNGSGGVGIGFAIPINSAKWVVQQLESDGHVAYGYLGINPTSLSPADITALHVSQGALVEESPQRGSPAADAGLQVGDVITAMGGRPILNERQLRQVVAQTLPGTHVAIECVRDGKRLTLHTTLTSAPEAQPTANGNHKLPARLGIDVAPLTHDVATHLGLAPSTRGVVIMSVDSDSASAAYDAIAAGNVIVRVNDSATPDVASYLAATSGIRPGSVVRIYCWLHLPGANAPVERFLAIPLT